A region from the uncultured Bacteroides sp. genome encodes:
- the bamD gene encoding outer membrane protein assembly factor BamD has protein sequence MKKNIIVYLLAVIVFSSCGEYNKLLKSTDYEYQYEAAKNYFAKGQYSKSATLLNGLITILKGTDKAEESLYMLGMSYYNQQDYQTAAQTFITYYNTYPRGTFTELARFHTGKALYLDTPEARLDQSGTYKAVQELQMFIEYFPKSAKKPEAQKMLFELQDKLVYKEYLSAKLYYNLGNYMGNNFLSCVITAQNALRDYPYTEYREDLSILILESKYEMAVYSVEDKKMDRYREAVDEYYAFANEFPESKYMKEAQKIFKNASEVIKD, from the coding sequence ATGAAGAAGAATATCATTGTATATTTGCTTGCAGTCATTGTTTTTTCCTCGTGTGGAGAATATAACAAACTGTTGAAAAGTACCGATTACGAGTATCAGTATGAGGCGGCTAAAAACTACTTTGCTAAAGGGCAGTACAGCAAATCGGCTACATTGCTTAATGGGTTAATAACGATTCTGAAAGGTACCGACAAGGCCGAAGAGTCGCTTTACATGTTGGGTATGAGCTATTACAATCAGCAAGATTACCAAACGGCAGCCCAAACTTTCATTACTTATTATAATACATATCCCCGGGGCACTTTCACGGAATTAGCCCGTTTCCATACAGGCAAAGCGCTCTATTTGGATACTCCGGAGGCACGGCTCGATCAATCGGGTACTTACAAAGCTGTACAGGAATTGCAAATGTTCATCGAATACTTCCCGAAAAGTGCTAAAAAACCGGAGGCTCAGAAGATGCTTTTTGAATTGCAGGATAAATTAGTATACAAAGAATATCTTTCTGCTAAGTTATACTATAATTTGGGTAATTATATGGGTAATAATTTCTTGTCATGTGTTATTACGGCTCAAAATGCATTAAGAGATTATCCTTACACCGAGTATCGCGAGGATTTATCTATTTTGATTTTAGAATCTAAATATGAAATGGCGGTATATAGCGTAGAAGATAAGAAAATGGATCGTTATCGTGAGGCAGTTGATGAGTATTATGCTTTCGCTAATGAATTTCCTGAAAGTAAATACATGAAAGAGGCTCAGAAAATATTCAAGAATGCAAGTGAAGTAATTAAGGACTAA
- a CDS encoding amino acid-binding protein: MVAKQLSIFLENKQGRLTEVTQVLAKEGINLSALCIAENADFGILRGIVSDPDKAYKVLKENHFAVSITDVVGINCPNIPGALAKVLKYLSESGVFIEYMYSFANNGSANVIIRPNDMSNCIRVLMEKKVDLLAASDLYKL, from the coding sequence ATGGTAGCAAAACAACTTTCCATTTTCTTGGAGAACAAACAGGGACGCCTGACGGAAGTAACTCAGGTATTGGCTAAAGAAGGAATTAATCTTTCTGCTTTGTGTATTGCCGAAAATGCCGATTTTGGTATTTTGCGTGGCATAGTTTCTGATCCGGATAAAGCCTATAAAGTGTTGAAAGAGAATCATTTTGCAGTAAGCATCACCGATGTGGTAGGTATTAATTGTCCCAATATTCCGGGTGCGTTGGCTAAAGTGTTGAAGTATCTTTCCGAATCGGGAGTATTTATCGAATATATGTATTCATTTGCTAATAACGGGTCTGCCAATGTGATTATACGCCCCAATGACATGTCGAACTGCATTCGGGTACTTATGGAGAAGAAAGTGGATTTGCTGGCCGCCAGTGATTTATATAAACTATAA
- a CDS encoding phenylacetate--CoA ligase, which yields MIWNESVECLDRESLRKIQSIRLRKTVEHVYHNTPFYRKKMQELGVTPDDINSLEDIVKLPFTTKTDLRDNYPFGLCAVPMSQIVRIHASSGTTGKPTVVGYTRKDLSVWTECLSRSFTAYGAGNSDMFQIAYGYGLFTGGLGAHYGAENIGASVIPMSSGNTEKQIALMHDFGSTVLCCTPSYSLFIADAIKDSGLVRSDFRLKIGAFGAEPWTENMRKEIEEKLAIKAYDIYGLSEIAGPGVGYECECQDGTHLNEDHFFPEIIDPKTLLPVERGETGELVFTHLTKEGMPLLRYRTKDLTALHYEKCNCGRTLVRMDRILGRSDDMLIIRGVNVFPTQIESVILEMPEFEPHYLLMVGRVNNTDTMELKVEVRPDFYSDEINKMLAMKKKLAARLQSVLGLGVDVKLVEPKSIERSVGKAKRVIDNRKL from the coding sequence ATGATTTGGAATGAAAGCGTAGAATGCTTAGATAGAGAGAGCCTTCGGAAAATTCAAAGCATAAGATTGAGGAAAACTGTAGAACATGTTTATCACAATACTCCTTTTTATCGAAAAAAAATGCAGGAATTGGGAGTTACTCCTGATGATATTAACAGTCTCGAAGACATCGTTAAATTACCCTTTACTACAAAAACAGACTTAAGAGATAATTATCCGTTTGGTTTGTGTGCCGTACCGATGAGCCAGATAGTTCGTATACATGCTTCTTCCGGTACAACCGGTAAACCCACGGTGGTAGGATATACACGTAAAGACCTTTCCGTATGGACCGAATGTTTATCGCGCTCTTTCACCGCTTATGGGGCCGGAAACTCGGATATGTTTCAGATAGCTTACGGATATGGCTTGTTCACCGGAGGTCTGGGTGCTCATTATGGAGCAGAGAATATAGGTGCTTCGGTTATTCCCATGTCAAGCGGCAACACGGAAAAACAGATTGCGCTTATGCACGATTTTGGCTCCACTGTGTTGTGTTGTACTCCTTCTTATTCTCTTTTTATAGCAGATGCCATTAAAGATTCCGGTTTGGTGAGGAGTGATTTCAGACTAAAAATAGGAGCTTTTGGTGCCGAGCCATGGACGGAAAACATGCGCAAGGAAATAGAAGAAAAGCTGGCTATTAAAGCATACGATATCTACGGGCTGAGTGAAATAGCCGGCCCCGGTGTAGGATATGAATGTGAATGTCAGGACGGAACTCATTTAAATGAAGATCATTTTTTTCCTGAGATTATTGATCCGAAAACATTGTTACCTGTTGAACGCGGAGAAACGGGAGAATTAGTCTTTACCCATCTGACGAAAGAGGGGATGCCGTTGCTTCGTTATCGCACAAAAGATCTTACAGCTCTTCATTACGAAAAATGCAATTGCGGACGCACTTTGGTACGCATGGATCGTATCTTGGGTAGAAGTGACGATATGCTGATTATTCGAGGTGTAAATGTATTTCCTACTCAAATTGAGTCGGTTATACTTGAAATGCCCGAATTTGAGCCTCATTATTTACTAATGGTGGGCAGGGTGAATAATACGGATACAATGGAATTGAAGGTTGAAGTCCGACCTGATTTTTATTCGGATGAGATAAATAAAATGCTTGCCATGAAGAAGAAACTGGCAGCTCGTTTACAAAGCGTTCTCGGGTTGGGTGTTGATGTGAAATTGGTGGAACCGAAGAGCATAGAACGTAGTGTGGGAAAAGCCAAACGAGTGATTGATAACAGAAAACTATAA
- a CDS encoding NCS2 family permease: MKFLQLVGYHGQTSIRTECIAGLTTFLTMSYILAVNPDILSQAGMSKESVFTATALASAVATLCMAFLAKLPIALAPAMGVNAFFAFTLVQGMGLSWQTALAAVLIEGVIFIFITLFNIREAIVNSIPMSLRYAISAGIGMFISFIGLKNAGIIVPNAATFVMLGKFTPVSILAVMGILLSGILMKYRVKGALFYSIIACTIIGIPMGVTQLPEHFSLVSMPHSMKPTFMQFDFSHVFSVDMFMIVFVLIFMDLFDTIGTLIGVTAKAGIMDKDGNVPHIKQALLADAIGTTFGAICGTSTVGSYVESASGISEGGRTGLTALTVSGLFLLSLFFAPLFLLIPSAATTGALFIVGVLMISNIPNIDLSDITEALPAFVTMLLMVLTYSIADGIILGMLSYVVIKLFTGEYKKISITMYVLSVLFILKLIIG; the protein is encoded by the coding sequence ATGAAATTTTTGCAATTAGTTGGCTACCATGGCCAGACAAGTATCCGCACTGAGTGCATTGCCGGACTTACCACTTTCCTTACCATGTCTTATATCCTTGCTGTTAATCCGGACATTTTGTCTCAGGCAGGCATGAGCAAAGAATCGGTTTTCACAGCCACAGCACTAGCTTCTGCAGTCGCTACATTGTGCATGGCCTTTTTAGCTAAACTCCCTATTGCATTGGCTCCGGCCATGGGCGTAAATGCTTTTTTCGCTTTTACACTCGTGCAGGGAATGGGGCTCAGCTGGCAAACGGCATTGGCAGCAGTACTTATCGAAGGCGTTATTTTTATATTTATCACCCTGTTTAATATTCGGGAAGCTATAGTTAACAGCATCCCCATGAGTTTACGATACGCTATTTCGGCGGGCATAGGCATGTTCATCTCCTTCATCGGTTTAAAGAATGCCGGTATTATTGTGCCCAATGCCGCAACATTCGTTATGCTCGGAAAGTTTACTCCGGTTTCCATTCTTGCAGTGATGGGCATCCTGCTGAGTGGTATATTAATGAAATACCGTGTAAAAGGCGCTTTGTTTTATAGCATCATCGCCTGTACCATCATCGGCATACCCATGGGAGTGACCCAACTGCCCGAACATTTTTCACTGGTATCGATGCCGCACTCCATGAAACCCACATTCATGCAATTTGATTTTAGCCATGTTTTTTCCGTCGACATGTTTATGATTGTTTTTGTTCTTATATTTATGGATCTGTTCGACACCATCGGAACCCTTATCGGTGTTACCGCTAAAGCGGGAATAATGGATAAAGACGGCAATGTGCCCCACATCAAACAAGCACTGCTGGCCGATGCCATCGGTACAACTTTCGGGGCCATCTGCGGAACTTCCACAGTGGGATCGTATGTAGAAAGCGCTTCGGGCATCAGTGAAGGAGGTCGCACGGGACTTACCGCACTTACCGTATCCGGTTTGTTTCTCCTTTCTCTGTTTTTTGCCCCACTTTTTCTCCTGATCCCCAGTGCCGCTACCACCGGAGCTTTATTCATTGTAGGTGTACTCATGATTAGTAATATTCCGAACATAGATCTTTCGGACATTACAGAAGCCCTGCCGGCTTTCGTAACCATGTTGCTGATGGTACTTACCTATTCCATAGCCGATGGAATCATTCTCGGAATGCTAAGCTACGTAGTCATTAAATTATTTACCGGAGAATACAAGAAGATATCAATTACCATGTACGTTTTATCCGTCTTGTTTATTCTTAAATTAATTATTGGATAA
- the uvrB gene encoding excinuclease ABC subunit UvrB: MDFELTSSYQPTGDQPEAIAQLTEGLLQGVPAQTLLGVTGSGKTFTIANVIKNINKPTLILSHNKTLAAQLYSEFKGFFPDNAVEYYVSYYDYYQPEAYLPSSDTYIEKDLAINDEIDKLRLAATSALLSGRKDVLVVSSVSCIYGMGNPADFYSNVIEVEKGRTVSRNVFLRRLVDSLYVRNDIDLGRGNFRVKGDTVDIALAYSDNILRIIFWGDEIDGIEEVDSISGVTTAVFESYKIYPANLFMTTKEATQRAIHMIEDDLTKQVAYFESIGQPYEAKRIYERVTYDMEMIRELGHCSGIENYSRYFDGREEGTRPYCLLDFFPDDFLMVIDESHVSVPQIRAMYGGDRARKINLVQYGFRLPAAMDNRPLKFEEFETLVKQVIYVSATPADYELIRSEGVVVEQVIRPTGLLDPVIEVRPSLNQIDDLMEEIQLRIEKEERTLITTLTKRMAEELTEYLLNNNVRCNYIHSDVDTLDRVKIMDDLRQGIYDVLVGVNLLREGLDLPEVSLVAILDADKEGFLRSHRSLTQTAGRAARNINGKVIMYADRITESMKRTIDETNKRREKQLAYNEAHNITPQQIIKARNLAVFGNKNAEAVAYASRAYIEPETPNMAADPIIQYMNKAQMEKSIERTRKLMQAAAKKLEFIEAAQYRDELLKLEDILKEKEGK; this comes from the coding sequence ATGGATTTTGAATTAACATCCTCTTATCAACCTACCGGCGACCAGCCCGAAGCAATTGCGCAACTCACCGAGGGGCTCCTTCAGGGAGTTCCCGCGCAAACGTTGCTTGGGGTCACCGGTTCCGGAAAAACCTTCACTATTGCTAATGTTATTAAAAATATCAATAAACCCACTTTGATATTGAGCCATAATAAAACATTGGCAGCACAGCTCTACAGTGAGTTCAAAGGATTTTTCCCTGACAACGCCGTAGAGTATTACGTCTCTTACTACGATTATTACCAGCCGGAAGCTTATCTGCCGAGTAGCGATACCTATATAGAAAAAGACCTGGCTATCAATGATGAAATAGATAAGCTCAGACTGGCTGCCACATCAGCTTTACTGTCGGGACGAAAGGATGTTCTGGTTGTATCTTCCGTGTCATGTATCTATGGCATGGGCAATCCGGCCGATTTTTACAGCAATGTGATAGAAGTTGAAAAAGGCAGAACGGTGAGCCGCAACGTTTTTTTGCGTCGCTTGGTAGATAGCCTTTACGTGCGCAACGACATCGACCTGGGACGTGGTAATTTCCGCGTAAAAGGAGATACGGTGGATATTGCCCTGGCCTACTCTGACAACATATTAAGAATCATTTTCTGGGGAGATGAAATAGACGGCATTGAAGAGGTCGACTCCATCTCCGGCGTAACAACAGCCGTATTTGAATCATACAAAATATATCCGGCCAATCTCTTTATGACTACCAAAGAGGCCACTCAGAGGGCCATTCACATGATAGAAGATGACCTGACCAAGCAAGTAGCTTATTTTGAATCCATAGGCCAGCCCTACGAAGCCAAGCGAATTTATGAACGCGTAACATACGATATGGAGATGATTCGCGAACTGGGACATTGTTCCGGTATAGAAAACTATTCCCGATACTTCGACGGCCGCGAGGAAGGTACACGTCCTTACTGCCTACTCGATTTCTTTCCCGACGATTTTCTGATGGTCATCGATGAGAGTCACGTTAGTGTGCCTCAAATACGGGCAATGTACGGAGGAGACCGTGCCCGAAAAATCAACCTCGTGCAATATGGCTTCCGTCTCCCCGCTGCAATGGATAATCGTCCGTTAAAATTTGAAGAGTTCGAAACATTGGTTAAGCAAGTAATCTACGTCAGTGCCACTCCGGCAGATTATGAGTTGATCCGATCGGAAGGTGTTGTAGTGGAGCAGGTTATCCGCCCCACCGGATTATTAGATCCTGTTATAGAAGTGCGCCCCAGCCTCAACCAGATAGATGACCTTATGGAAGAGATACAGTTGCGCATTGAGAAAGAAGAGCGTACGCTTATCACCACATTGACCAAGCGCATGGCCGAGGAATTGACCGAATATCTACTGAATAACAATGTTCGTTGCAACTACATCCACAGTGATGTAGATACGCTAGACCGTGTAAAGATTATGGATGATCTCCGCCAAGGAATATATGATGTACTGGTTGGAGTCAATCTATTACGCGAAGGACTGGATCTTCCCGAAGTATCTCTGGTTGCCATTCTTGATGCCGATAAAGAAGGTTTTCTCCGCTCCCACCGTTCACTAACTCAAACAGCCGGCCGCGCAGCCCGAAACATAAACGGAAAAGTGATTATGTATGCAGACAGGATAACGGAAAGCATGAAACGAACCATCGACGAAACCAATAAACGCCGGGAAAAACAGCTGGCCTACAATGAAGCCCACAACATTACGCCTCAACAAATCATAAAAGCCCGCAATCTGGCTGTTTTTGGAAACAAGAATGCAGAAGCAGTCGCTTATGCGTCACGTGCATACATAGAGCCCGAAACGCCCAATATGGCTGCCGACCCCATCATACAATACATGAATAAAGCCCAAATGGAAAAGAGCATTGAACGTACACGCAAATTAATGCAAGCAGCAGCTAAGAAACTGGAATTTATAGAAGCGGCCCAATACCGGGACGAATTGCTAAAACTCGAAGACATACTCAAAGAAAAAGAAGGAAAATAA
- a CDS encoding Hsp20/alpha crystallin family protein → MMPVRRSQNWLPSIFNDFFDNEWLERANVTAPAINVIESETNFKVEVAAPGMTKDDFNVRIDEDNNLVISMEKKSENKEEKKDGRYLRREFSYAKFQQTMILPDNVDKEKISAKVEHGVLGIELPKLSEEETKKAQKLIEVQ, encoded by the coding sequence ATGATGCCTGTAAGAAGATCTCAAAATTGGTTACCAAGTATCTTTAATGATTTCTTTGATAACGAATGGCTTGAAAGAGCCAATGTCACTGCTCCGGCAATAAATGTAATTGAATCGGAGACAAACTTCAAAGTAGAAGTTGCCGCTCCCGGCATGACGAAAGATGACTTCAATGTACGTATTGATGAAGATAATAATCTGGTCATCTCCATGGAGAAGAAAAGCGAAAATAAGGAAGAGAAAAAAGACGGCAGATACCTGCGTCGCGAATTCTCTTATGCTAAATTTCAACAGACAATGATTTTGCCTGATAATGTAGATAAAGAAAAGATCAGTGCGAAGGTAGAACACGGTGTTCTGGGCATTGAACTTCCTAAATTATCGGAAGAAGAAACTAAAAAAGCTCAGAAACTGATTGAGGTGCAATAA
- a CDS encoding ABC transporter permease, producing MIKFLIEKEFKQLLRNPFLPRLILAYPCMIMILMPWAANLEIKNISVNVVDHDHSPVSQQLVRKIDTSTYFRLNGVSASYQDALLAIEAGKADVIVEIPRYFERNWAKGEEAPVLIAANAVNGTKGGLGSSYLTSIMNEYADDMHAEHPAWHKTSTDPQIGIDTLNLYNSHLNYKLFMVPALMVMLLTILCGFLPALNIVSEKEVGTIEQMNVTPVGKFTFILAKLIPYWTVGFVVLTICFGMAWLLYGFTPVGHLYVIYFFASLFVLVMSGFGLVISNHSDTMQQAMFVMFFFMIILMLMSGLFTPVRSMPEWAQAITIFNPLKYFVDMMRMVYLKGSGLGDMLWQLVALSAFAAFFNIWAVRSYRKNS from the coding sequence ATGATAAAGTTTCTCATTGAAAAAGAATTTAAGCAATTGCTGCGCAATCCCTTTTTGCCAAGGCTTATTTTGGCTTATCCGTGTATGATCATGATTCTTATGCCATGGGCGGCCAATTTGGAGATAAAGAATATTTCGGTAAATGTGGTAGATCATGATCATTCTCCCGTTTCACAGCAATTGGTGCGCAAGATAGATACTTCTACCTATTTCCGGCTGAATGGAGTGTCGGCTTCTTATCAGGATGCTTTGCTGGCTATTGAGGCGGGTAAGGCGGATGTTATAGTGGAAATTCCCCGATACTTTGAGCGTAACTGGGCTAAAGGAGAAGAGGCACCTGTGCTGATAGCAGCCAATGCGGTAAACGGTACCAAAGGAGGGTTGGGGAGTTCGTATCTTACATCGATAATGAATGAATATGCCGATGATATGCACGCCGAGCATCCTGCGTGGCATAAGACATCGACTGATCCGCAGATAGGCATTGATACGCTGAACTTGTATAATTCGCATTTAAACTATAAATTGTTTATGGTTCCGGCACTGATGGTGATGTTACTCACCATTCTTTGCGGCTTTTTGCCTGCACTTAACATTGTAAGTGAGAAGGAGGTGGGTACCATTGAGCAGATGAATGTTACTCCGGTGGGTAAGTTTACCTTTATTCTGGCCAAGCTCATTCCTTACTGGACGGTAGGATTCGTGGTGCTCACTATTTGTTTTGGTATGGCCTGGTTGCTCTATGGCTTTACTCCGGTGGGGCATTTGTATGTCATCTACTTTTTCGCTTCGCTCTTTGTGCTTGTAATGTCGGGTTTCGGGTTAGTCATCTCTAATCATTCCGACACAATGCAGCAAGCCATGTTTGTGATGTTTTTCTTTATGATTATTCTAATGTTGATGAGTGGGTTGTTTACTCCCGTGAGGAGTATGCCCGAATGGGCGCAAGCCATCACTATTTTTAATCCGCTGAAATATTTCGTGGATATGATGCGCATGGTTTACCTCAAAGGCAGTGGCTTGGGCGATATGTTATGGCAATTGGTTGCTTTGAGCGCATTTGCAGCTTTCTTCAACATCTGGGCGGTGCGTAGTTACAGAAAGAATTCGTAG
- a CDS encoding ABC transporter permease, with the protein MKQFRVFVKKEFFHIFRDKRTMMILLGIPIIEIILFGFAISTEVKNVRLAVLDPSGDVITHKIIDRLNASEYFTVTKKVNTPEEADRAFRKGEIDMAVVFSHRFSDNLYTGDANIQLIADATDPNMAVTRTQYASGIIASVQRELLPGGAKGATIVPNVRLLYNPQMKSAYNFVPGVMGLILMLICAMMTSISIVREKEMGTMEVLLVSPMKPLLIILAKAVPYFVLSFVNLSTILLLSVYVLNVPIAGSLAALVFVSLLFIFVSLALGLLISTITHTQIAAMMASGMMLMMPTMLLSGMIFPVDGMPTVLQVISTIIPARWYIDVVRKIMIEGVSIVLVAKEMGILALMAFVLIVVSLKNFKTRLE; encoded by the coding sequence ATGAAACAATTCAGGGTATTTGTTAAGAAAGAGTTTTTTCACATTTTTCGGGATAAGCGGACAATGATGATTTTGCTGGGCATACCTATCATTGAGATTATTCTTTTTGGTTTTGCCATAAGCACGGAAGTGAAGAATGTGAGGTTGGCGGTGCTCGATCCTTCGGGGGATGTCATTACTCATAAGATAATAGACCGCCTGAATGCAAGCGAATATTTCACGGTAACCAAAAAGGTGAATACGCCCGAGGAGGCGGATCGGGCATTTCGGAAGGGAGAGATCGATATGGCGGTAGTCTTTAGTCACCGTTTTTCAGATAATCTGTATACGGGTGATGCAAATATTCAACTCATAGCCGATGCCACAGATCCTAACATGGCTGTTACGCGAACACAATATGCATCCGGCATCATTGCTTCCGTTCAGCGGGAGTTACTTCCCGGCGGTGCAAAAGGAGCAACGATTGTACCCAATGTGCGGTTGCTTTATAATCCGCAGATGAAGAGCGCGTATAATTTTGTTCCGGGAGTGATGGGATTGATACTGATGCTTATTTGCGCTATGATGACTTCCATCTCCATCGTGCGCGAAAAGGAGATGGGGACGATGGAAGTATTGTTGGTTTCGCCCATGAAACCGTTGCTAATTATTCTGGCTAAGGCTGTTCCCTATTTTGTACTTTCTTTTGTTAATCTGAGCACCATATTGCTGCTCTCCGTTTATGTGCTGAATGTGCCTATTGCGGGAAGTTTAGCAGCATTGGTCTTTGTTTCGCTACTGTTTATTTTTGTTTCTTTGGCATTGGGACTTCTTATCTCCACCATTACTCATACACAGATTGCGGCCATGATGGCATCGGGTATGATGTTAATGATGCCTACGATGTTGCTTTCGGGTATGATTTTTCCCGTAGATGGTATGCCCACTGTGTTACAGGTTATATCGACCATTATTCCGGCTCGCTGGTATATCGATGTTGTGCGAAAGATTATGATAGAGGGGGTTAGCATTGTGTTAGTGGCCAAAGAAATGGGCATTTTGGCCTTGATGGCCTTTGTGCTGATAGTAGTGAGTTTAAAGAATTTTAAAACCCGATTGGAGTAA
- a CDS encoding ABC transporter ATP-binding protein: MSYTVEVNQLKKSYGKIEALQGVSFRVEAGEIFGIIGPDGAGKSTLFRLLTTLLLPDSGTATVDGLDVLKDYKTIRQRVGYMPGRFSLYQDLSVEENLDFFATVFQTTVKENYHLIEDIYKQIEPFKKRKAGALSGGMKQKLALCCALVHKPAVLFLDEPTTGVDPVSRKEFWEMLKRLKTQGITILVSTPYMDEATLCDRIALIRQGEFLQIDTPQQIINGYGRQLWAVRAENMYRLLNDLRQHPHVTSCFAFGDMHHITLADGVDKNSLLTELTEKGHKDVEMHAIEATIEDCYMKLALPDHE, translated from the coding sequence ATGAGTTATACGGTTGAAGTAAATCAATTAAAGAAGAGTTACGGAAAGATAGAGGCACTGCAGGGTGTATCTTTTCGGGTGGAGGCGGGTGAGATTTTTGGTATCATCGGGCCCGACGGAGCAGGGAAGAGTACGCTCTTTCGGTTGCTCACCACCTTGTTGTTACCCGATAGCGGTACGGCAACGGTTGACGGGCTGGACGTGCTGAAGGATTATAAAACCATCCGCCAACGAGTGGGGTATATGCCCGGGCGTTTTTCGCTTTACCAGGATCTTTCGGTAGAAGAGAATCTGGATTTCTTCGCTACGGTCTTTCAAACTACGGTGAAGGAGAATTATCACCTTATAGAAGATATATACAAGCAGATAGAGCCGTTCAAAAAACGTAAGGCCGGAGCTTTGTCGGGGGGGATGAAGCAGAAACTGGCACTCTGCTGTGCGTTGGTGCATAAGCCGGCGGTATTGTTTCTCGACGAACCGACTACGGGTGTAGACCCGGTGTCTCGTAAGGAGTTCTGGGAAATGCTGAAACGTTTGAAAACGCAGGGGATCACCATTCTGGTTTCTACTCCCTATATGGACGAAGCTACTTTGTGCGACCGTATTGCCCTGATTCGTCAGGGAGAATTTTTGCAGATTGACACTCCGCAACAGATCATCAACGGATATGGGCGGCAGTTATGGGCGGTGCGTGCAGAGAATATGTATCGTTTACTCAATGACCTTAGGCAGCATCCGCACGTAACGAGTTGCTTTGCTTTCGGAGACATGCATCACATTACTCTCGCTGACGGTGTGGATAAAAACAGCTTGCTGACCGAACTTACCGAAAAGGGACACAAGGATGTGGAGATGCATGCCATTGAGGCTACTATTGAAGATTGTTATATGAAATTGGCATTACCCGACCATGAATAA
- a CDS encoding HlyD family efflux transporter periplasmic adaptor subunit, translating into MKSIQFLGGLFSIALLAACGRGGEEYDATGTFEATEVTVSAEAAGRLLSFEAEEGTVLQADAQVGLIDTVQLALKKLQLEASMKSVQSQRPDLNKQVAATKQQIATAEREKRRVENLLKAGAANQKQLDDWNSEIAVLRKQLGAQTSSLQNSLQSLTEQGSSVAIEVAQMADQLEKCHIKSPIDGTVLAKYAEAGELASVGKPLFKIADVEHMFLRAYITSAQLADVKVGDKVKVFSDYGDNIGKEYPGTITWISARAEFTPKTIQTKDERADQVYAVKIAVKNDGSLKIGMYGGVKLK; encoded by the coding sequence ATGAAATCCATTCAATTTTTAGGAGGCTTGTTTTCTATAGCTTTGCTGGCCGCTTGCGGACGGGGCGGAGAGGAGTATGATGCAACGGGAACATTTGAGGCCACGGAAGTAACTGTATCGGCAGAAGCAGCAGGTAGATTGCTGAGTTTTGAAGCCGAAGAAGGAACGGTGTTGCAGGCGGATGCCCAGGTGGGATTGATTGACACCGTGCAGTTGGCCTTAAAGAAACTACAGCTCGAAGCGAGTATGAAGTCGGTACAAAGTCAACGTCCTGACCTGAATAAGCAGGTGGCTGCAACGAAACAACAAATAGCAACGGCGGAACGCGAAAAACGCAGAGTGGAGAACTTGCTTAAAGCAGGGGCTGCCAACCAGAAACAACTGGACGACTGGAATTCGGAAATTGCCGTACTTCGCAAGCAGCTTGGCGCTCAGACTTCTTCTTTGCAAAACAGTTTGCAGAGCTTAACGGAACAAGGTTCTTCCGTAGCCATAGAAGTAGCGCAAATGGCCGATCAGTTGGAGAAATGCCACATCAAATCGCCCATTGACGGTACTGTGCTGGCGAAATATGCCGAAGCCGGCGAGCTGGCTTCTGTAGGCAAACCGCTGTTTAAAATAGCGGATGTTGAGCATATGTTTTTGCGGGCTTATATTACTTCGGCTCAGTTGGCAGATGTGAAGGTGGGAGATAAAGTAAAAGTGTTTTCGGACTATGGCGATAATATCGGAAAAGAATATCCGGGCACAATTACCTGGATTTCTGCACGGGCGGAGTTTACCCCGAAAACTATCCAAACAAAAGATGAACGTGCCGACCAAGTGTATGCTGTGAAGATTGCCGTGAAGAATGACGGGAGTTTAAAGATTGGTATGTACGGAGGAGTAAAGCTGAAATGA